The following are from one region of the Sandaracinus amylolyticus genome:
- a CDS encoding L-serine ammonia-lyase: MSFVSAFDLFKIGIGPSSSHTVGPMRAARRFCERVVEAGVAPRVATVRVALHGSLGHTGKGHGTDVAVMLGLEGDEPDLVDVDAVPSRVARIERERTLRLHGGSTITFDPREHLVFHRRERLPLHSNGMRFRAEDARGEVLHERIYYSVGGGFVVTPEGVAEGPGVHAATDVPHPFASGAELLARCAERGLSIATLMMENERALRSEREVREGLLRVWATMQGCIERGCGREGILPGGLKVRRRAAALHRKLRANVRGEHDPMIALDWVDLWALAVNEENAAGGRVVTAPTNGAAGIIPAVMMYYRRFVPNADDDGMVRFLLTAAAIGSLYKRNASISGAEVGCQGEVGVACSMAAGALAEVLGGTPEQVENAAEIGMEHNLGLTCDPIGGLVQVPCIERNAMGAIKAINAARLALQGDGKHHVSLDKVIATMRATGADMSTKYKETARGGLALNVIEC; this comes from the coding sequence GTGTCGTTCGTCAGCGCCTTCGATCTCTTCAAGATCGGCATCGGTCCTTCGAGCTCCCACACCGTCGGCCCGATGCGCGCAGCGCGCCGGTTCTGCGAGCGCGTCGTCGAGGCGGGCGTCGCACCGCGCGTCGCCACGGTCCGCGTCGCGCTGCACGGATCGCTCGGCCACACCGGCAAGGGCCACGGCACCGACGTCGCGGTGATGCTCGGCCTCGAGGGCGACGAGCCCGACCTCGTCGACGTCGACGCGGTGCCCTCGCGCGTCGCGCGCATCGAGCGCGAGCGCACGCTGCGCCTGCACGGTGGTTCGACGATCACGTTCGATCCGCGCGAGCACCTCGTCTTCCATCGCCGCGAGCGCCTGCCGCTGCACTCGAACGGCATGCGCTTCCGCGCCGAGGACGCGCGCGGCGAGGTGCTGCACGAGCGCATCTACTACTCGGTGGGCGGAGGGTTCGTGGTCACGCCCGAGGGCGTCGCCGAAGGGCCCGGCGTGCACGCCGCGACCGACGTGCCGCATCCGTTCGCGAGCGGCGCCGAGCTGCTCGCGCGCTGTGCCGAGCGCGGGCTCTCGATCGCGACGTTGATGATGGAGAACGAGCGCGCGCTGCGCAGCGAGCGCGAGGTGCGCGAGGGCCTCTTGCGCGTGTGGGCGACGATGCAGGGCTGCATCGAGCGCGGCTGTGGGCGCGAGGGGATCCTACCTGGAGGTCTCAAGGTGAGGCGGCGCGCGGCCGCGCTGCACCGCAAGCTGCGCGCGAACGTGCGCGGCGAGCACGACCCGATGATCGCGCTCGACTGGGTCGATCTCTGGGCGCTCGCGGTGAACGAGGAGAACGCGGCGGGCGGGCGCGTCGTGACCGCGCCGACGAACGGCGCGGCCGGGATCATCCCCGCGGTGATGATGTACTACCGGCGCTTCGTGCCGAACGCCGACGACGACGGCATGGTGCGCTTCCTTCTCACGGCCGCGGCGATCGGCTCGCTCTACAAGCGCAACGCGTCGATCAGCGGCGCCGAGGTCGGCTGTCAGGGCGAGGTCGGCGTCGCGTGCTCGATGGCCGCGGGCGCCCTCGCCGAAGTGCTGGGCGGCACCCCCGAGCAGGTCGAGAACGCGGCCGAGATCGGCATGGAGCACAACCTCGGGCTCACCTGCGATCCGATCGGCGGGCTCGTGCAGGTGCCGTGCATCGAGCGCAACGCGATGGGCGCGATCAAGGCGATCAACGCAGCGCGTCTCGCGCTGCAGGGCGACGGCAAGCACCACGTGTCGCTCGACAAGGTGATCGCGACGATGCGCGCCACCGGCGCGGACATGAGCACGAAGTACAAGGAGACCGCGCGCGGTGGCCTCGCGCTCAACGTCATCGAGTGCTGA
- a CDS encoding NAD-dependent epimerase/dehydratase family protein — MTSEPRFEGKALITGASGFIGGRLRDALLARGADVVAIRRKGSPAAKKGRSVEAEYDDVAGLERVMREEKPDYVLHVAGATKGVTYEDFRRANVVPTKNLLEALLRAHPGVKRFVHVSSLTAYGPSTAERPLVESDPRKPIEFYGESKREAEEAVESVGDRLPWTILRPGGVYGPGDVDYFELFKEVSRGRNVFFGNRKRWFSAIYVDDFVSATLAASAHPGAIGKGFFVCDNTPITWERFQGAIVEAAGKRVMTLDLPEMLVSVAAFGGELATKVDGKPRLFNRQKAKMGAQEAWTCKSDAIRSAIGWKHEHPVERGVREALEWYRREGWIR, encoded by the coding sequence ATGACGAGCGAGCCGCGTTTCGAGGGCAAGGCGCTGATCACCGGCGCGAGCGGGTTCATCGGTGGACGGCTGCGCGACGCGCTGCTCGCGCGCGGCGCCGACGTCGTCGCGATCCGTCGCAAGGGCTCGCCCGCGGCGAAGAAGGGCCGCTCGGTCGAGGCCGAGTACGACGACGTCGCGGGGCTCGAGCGCGTGATGCGCGAGGAGAAGCCCGACTACGTCCTTCACGTCGCGGGCGCGACGAAGGGCGTGACGTACGAGGACTTCCGCCGCGCGAACGTGGTGCCCACCAAGAACCTGCTCGAGGCGCTGCTGCGCGCGCACCCGGGCGTGAAGCGCTTCGTGCACGTCTCGTCGCTCACCGCGTACGGCCCTTCGACGGCGGAGCGCCCGCTCGTCGAGAGCGATCCGCGCAAGCCGATCGAGTTCTACGGCGAGAGCAAGCGCGAGGCGGAGGAAGCGGTCGAGTCGGTCGGGGATCGACTGCCGTGGACGATCCTGCGACCGGGCGGCGTGTACGGGCCGGGCGACGTCGACTACTTCGAGCTCTTCAAGGAGGTCAGTCGCGGTCGCAACGTGTTCTTCGGCAATCGCAAGCGCTGGTTCTCCGCGATCTACGTCGACGACTTCGTGAGCGCGACGCTCGCTGCATCGGCGCATCCGGGCGCGATCGGCAAGGGCTTCTTCGTCTGCGACAACACGCCGATCACGTGGGAGCGCTTCCAGGGCGCGATCGTCGAGGCCGCGGGCAAGCGCGTGATGACGCTCGATCTGCCGGAGATGCTGGTCTCGGTCGCAGCGTTCGGTGGTGAGCTCGCGACGAAGGTCGACGGCAAGCCGCGCCTCTTCAACCGACAGAAGGCGAAGATGGGCGCGCAGGAAGCGTGGACCTGCAAGAGCGACGCGATCCGCAGCGCGATCGGATGGAAGCACGAGCATCCGGTCGAGCGCGGTGTGCGCGAGGCGCTCGAGTGGTATCGCCGCGAGGGCTGGATCCGCTGA
- the fusA gene encoding elongation factor G, translating into MLRHLPIERLRNIGIVAHVDAGKTTLTERILFYTGRIHTIGEVHHGTTTTDSDPTEKARGITIQAAAITCDWRDHRIQLIDTPGHVDFGIEVERSLRVLDGAVVVIDAVAGVQPQTETVWRQADRHDVPRILFVNKLDRAGASFERALASIEARLGARVAPVALPIGEGEDFVGVVDPIRRRALIWRGEGDGRVFDEVALSGALADVAERARARLVDLCADVDPGFAEAYVERGDADEVTFVRALRRGTLSRSFVPVLAGAAYANKGVQPLLDAMIALLPSPADRPPVRGREGEERFPSDDASLAALCFKVVHDDWGQRAFVRVYSGTMRRGDPVRLAQRGERVRIGRLVRVFAASVEDVEEVRAGGIAAVLGGSIASGETLCDPAAEIVLEAIDAPAPVITVALEPKTRGDRDRMGTALSRLCSEDPSLRLRTDPETGETTLSGMGELHLQIAVERLESTHRVSVRASAPRVAYRETVSRVAEHETKHVKMSGGPGQYAHVRVRLEPGARGTGVVFVDQVRGGEIPAQYVSGVEKGVRLAAASGVLSGSPVVDVVFTLLGGSIHSNDSSELAFQICAERAFREVMQLAGPVLLEPVMELEIDVPEGTVGSVIGDVGARRGRVIALEGEGDTRRVRALAPLAELAGYVAALRSLTQGRGTASMRLEGYAAVPESLVAKAIAKA; encoded by the coding sequence ATGCTCCGTCATCTCCCCATCGAACGACTGCGCAACATCGGGATCGTCGCGCACGTCGACGCCGGAAAGACCACGCTCACCGAGCGGATCCTCTTCTACACGGGGCGGATCCACACGATCGGCGAGGTGCACCACGGCACCACCACGACCGACTCGGATCCCACCGAGAAGGCACGCGGCATCACCATCCAGGCCGCGGCGATCACCTGTGACTGGCGCGATCACCGGATCCAGCTGATCGACACGCCGGGCCACGTCGACTTCGGCATCGAGGTCGAGCGCAGCCTGCGCGTGCTCGACGGCGCGGTCGTGGTGATCGACGCGGTCGCGGGGGTGCAGCCGCAGACCGAGACGGTGTGGCGACAGGCGGACCGGCACGACGTGCCGCGCATCCTCTTCGTCAACAAGCTCGATCGTGCGGGCGCGAGCTTCGAGCGCGCGCTCGCGTCGATCGAGGCGCGTCTCGGCGCTCGCGTGGCGCCGGTCGCGCTGCCGATCGGCGAAGGCGAGGACTTCGTCGGCGTCGTCGATCCGATCCGACGTCGCGCGCTGATCTGGCGCGGCGAAGGAGACGGTCGTGTGTTCGACGAGGTCGCGCTCTCGGGCGCGCTCGCCGACGTCGCGGAGCGTGCACGCGCGCGCCTCGTCGATCTCTGCGCCGACGTGGACCCCGGCTTCGCCGAGGCCTACGTCGAGCGCGGGGACGCGGACGAAGTGACGTTCGTGCGCGCGCTGCGTCGCGGCACGCTGTCGCGCTCGTTCGTGCCGGTGCTCGCGGGCGCGGCCTACGCCAACAAGGGCGTGCAGCCGCTGCTCGACGCCATGATCGCGCTCCTTCCTTCGCCCGCGGATCGGCCTCCGGTGCGCGGTCGTGAGGGCGAGGAGCGCTTTCCCTCCGACGACGCGTCGCTCGCCGCGCTCTGCTTCAAGGTCGTGCACGACGACTGGGGGCAGCGCGCGTTCGTGCGCGTGTACTCGGGGACGATGCGACGCGGTGATCCCGTGCGTCTCGCGCAACGCGGCGAGCGCGTGCGGATCGGGCGGCTCGTGCGTGTGTTCGCGGCGTCCGTCGAGGACGTCGAGGAGGTGCGCGCGGGCGGCATCGCGGCGGTGCTCGGAGGATCGATCGCGAGCGGTGAGACGCTGTGCGATCCGGCGGCGGAGATCGTCCTCGAGGCGATCGACGCGCCGGCGCCGGTGATCACCGTCGCGCTCGAGCCGAAGACCCGCGGCGATCGTGATCGCATGGGGACTGCGCTCTCCCGCTTGTGCAGCGAAGATCCTTCGCTGCGCCTGCGCACCGATCCGGAGACCGGCGAGACCACGCTCTCGGGCATGGGCGAGCTGCACCTCCAGATCGCGGTCGAGCGGCTCGAGTCGACGCATCGCGTGAGCGTGCGCGCCTCGGCGCCGCGCGTGGCCTATCGCGAGACCGTCTCGCGCGTGGCCGAGCACGAGACGAAGCACGTGAAGATGAGCGGGGGTCCGGGTCAGTACGCGCACGTGCGCGTGCGGCTCGAGCCCGGCGCGCGCGGCACGGGCGTCGTGTTCGTCGATCAGGTGCGCGGCGGGGAGATCCCCGCGCAGTACGTGTCGGGCGTCGAGAAGGGCGTCCGGCTCGCGGCGGCGTCGGGCGTGCTCTCGGGCAGTCCCGTCGTCGACGTCGTCTTCACGCTGCTCGGCGGGTCGATCCACTCGAACGACTCGAGCGAGCTCGCGTTCCAGATCTGCGCCGAGCGCGCGTTCCGCGAGGTCATGCAGCTCGCGGGGCCCGTGCTGCTGGAGCCGGTGATGGAGCTCGAGATCGACGTGCCGGAAGGCACGGTGGGCAGCGTGATCGGCGACGTGGGCGCGCGTCGTGGTCGCGTGATCGCGCTCGAAGGCGAGGGCGATACGCGGCGCGTGCGCGCGCTCGCGCCGCTGGCCGAGCTCGCCGGGTACGTCGCGGCGTTGCGCTCGCTGACGCAGGGACGCGGGACCGCGTCGATGCGCCTCGAGGGCTACGCGGCGGTGCCGGAGAGCCTGGTCGCGAAGGCGATCGCGAAGGCATGA
- a CDS encoding thrombospondin type 3 repeat-containing protein — protein MLVLAHSNDGSYLATLTADPDGIVRWQPPEETATITVLSGFIGGGVSLSTFVDVPRGARVPVELGLGATEVTARLPGPLEGAETYTAGLGECAEASTMDPTELLHVTPCGIGDDGIYSLVAVARDAEGTVIGYSVLRGLEGDADATFPAWRTDLENVPLTLTGFDEGDLTFSIRAYPQAPDTFEILAASQNFTAAEAPASIAAIPGLGESYRHSISWRTGAFATRLTRAASVATPTLGAVSFDATDFPEVPEIDANVTEVERPTVSWTVGDDPEVDTVAATFNYAAGDTGIAWRVLMPPDRRSARLPELPDALAVFRPNATATGVTVRLQRTADIDGYVASLLARSVGDTRATAQRAPVSFPDRDMDGNPDAIDACPDSADDEEGDPCDHDEDDDGLLDADDECPYEQGAETALGCPDHDGDGVQDGHDACPETPGPVELQGCPDTDEDGIPDHADSCPAEPGPIELGGCADTDADGLPDMADACPADPGPPPLGGCPDTDNDGIRDIDDPCPTGGDPPTCGA, from the coding sequence GTGCTCGTCCTCGCCCATTCGAACGACGGCTCGTACCTCGCGACGCTCACGGCCGACCCCGACGGCATCGTGCGCTGGCAGCCGCCCGAGGAGACCGCGACGATCACCGTGCTCTCGGGCTTCATCGGTGGCGGCGTCTCGCTCAGCACGTTCGTCGACGTGCCGCGGGGCGCGCGCGTCCCGGTCGAGCTCGGGCTCGGCGCCACCGAGGTGACGGCGCGACTGCCGGGACCGCTCGAGGGCGCAGAGACGTACACCGCGGGGCTCGGCGAGTGCGCCGAGGCCTCGACGATGGATCCGACCGAGCTGCTCCACGTCACGCCGTGCGGCATCGGTGACGACGGCATCTACAGCCTCGTCGCGGTCGCGCGCGACGCCGAGGGCACGGTGATCGGCTACTCGGTGCTGCGCGGGCTCGAAGGCGACGCCGACGCGACGTTCCCCGCGTGGCGCACCGATCTCGAGAACGTCCCGCTCACGCTGACGGGCTTCGACGAGGGCGACCTCACGTTCAGCATCCGCGCGTACCCGCAGGCCCCCGACACGTTCGAGATCCTCGCGGCCTCGCAGAATTTCACCGCGGCGGAGGCGCCCGCGTCGATCGCCGCGATCCCCGGGCTCGGCGAGTCGTATCGCCACTCGATCTCGTGGCGCACCGGCGCGTTCGCGACCCGCCTCACGCGCGCCGCGTCCGTCGCCACCCCCACGCTCGGCGCGGTCTCGTTCGACGCCACGGACTTCCCCGAGGTGCCCGAGATCGACGCGAACGTGACCGAGGTCGAGCGTCCGACGGTCTCGTGGACCGTGGGCGACGATCCCGAGGTCGACACCGTCGCCGCCACGTTCAACTACGCGGCGGGCGACACCGGCATCGCGTGGCGCGTGCTGATGCCGCCCGATCGCAGGAGCGCGCGACTGCCCGAGCTGCCGGATGCGCTCGCCGTCTTCCGTCCCAACGCCACGGCGACGGGCGTGACGGTTCGCCTCCAGCGAACCGCCGACATCGACGGCTACGTCGCGTCGCTCCTCGCGCGCAGCGTCGGCGACACGCGCGCCACCGCGCAGCGCGCGCCGGTCTCGTTCCCCGATCGCGACATGGACGGCAACCCCGACGCGATCGATGCGTGCCCCGACTCGGCGGACGACGAGGAGGGCGATCCCTGCGACCACGACGAGGACGACGACGGTCTGCTCGACGCCGACGACGAGTGCCCGTACGAGCAGGGCGCCGAGACCGCGCTCGGATGCCCCGATCACGACGGCGACGGCGTCCAGGACGGCCACGACGCGTGCCCCGAGACGCCCGGCCCGGTCGAGCTCCAGGGCTGCCCCGACACCGACGAAGACGGCATCCCCGACCACGCCGACTCGTGCCCCGCGGAGCCCGGCCCGATCGAGCTCGGCGGCTGCGCGGACACCGACGCGGACGGCCTCCCGGACATGGCCGATGCGTGCCCCGCGGACCCCGGCCCGCCGCCGCTCGGCGGCTGCCCCGACACCGACAACGACGGCATCCGCGACATCGACGATCCCTGCCCGACCGGCGGCGACCCGCCGACCTGCGGAGCGTGA
- a CDS encoding SIMPL domain-containing protein — translation MDRALIVLLVVVSFVCVACGGSLRSGETLVLRESEHGILVSERGEAEARPDRARFHVGVEARRPTVAEARDAAADAQRRVLDALRANGIGDADVQTDSLSVSPEYEYTDQGQRLLGYTVRNAVHVRVTDVARLSATIDAAVGAGGDLVRLDGIQFEVSDPAAVRAQAREQAMQRARATAEQLARLAGVELGAPIAIEEVAIDDGPRPMMMEARMAADSAQATPIEPGVTRVTVQLRVRWSTS, via the coding sequence GTGGATCGCGCTCTGATCGTTCTGCTCGTGGTCGTGTCGTTCGTGTGCGTCGCGTGTGGAGGATCGCTCCGCTCCGGCGAGACGCTCGTGCTGCGCGAGAGCGAGCACGGGATCCTGGTGTCGGAGCGGGGCGAGGCCGAGGCCCGGCCCGATCGCGCTCGGTTCCACGTCGGCGTCGAGGCGCGCCGCCCGACCGTCGCCGAGGCGCGCGACGCGGCGGCCGACGCGCAGCGCCGCGTGCTGGACGCGCTGCGTGCGAACGGGATCGGCGATGCCGACGTGCAGACCGACTCGCTCTCCGTGAGCCCCGAGTACGAGTACACGGACCAGGGCCAGCGGCTGCTCGGATACACGGTCCGCAACGCGGTGCACGTGCGCGTGACCGACGTCGCGCGGCTCTCGGCGACGATCGACGCCGCGGTCGGCGCGGGCGGTGATCTGGTGCGCCTCGACGGAATCCAGTTCGAGGTCTCGGATCCCGCCGCGGTGCGCGCGCAAGCGCGCGAGCAGGCGATGCAGCGTGCGCGCGCGACGGCCGAGCAGCTCGCACGGCTCGCGGGCGTCGAGCTCGGCGCTCCGATCGCGATCGAAGAGGTGGCGATCGACGACGGGCCGCGCCCGATGATGATGGAGGCGCGCATGGCGGCCGACAGCGCGCAGGCGACGCCGATCGAGCCGGGCGTGACGCGGGTGACGGTCCAGCTGCGCGTGCGCTGGTCGACGAGCTGA
- a CDS encoding ABC transporter ATP-binding protein, with protein MAAVLEMNVARWEREGRVVLDGVRLTIERGEHWVILGPNGAGKSSLLSILTAYEWPTEGVVRVLGETYGRCDMTAMKRRMGIVSATLGAWLRPEDVAEEVAASGLYALIGPWRTYDDEDRRRGREALARLRAQALAGRPYGRLSQGERQRVLIARALVGAPDLLVLDEPCVSLDPSARERFLDDVERLVDEGGPTTLVVTHHVEEIPRFVTHALVLREGRVVASGPIDRALTSATLSEAFGAPCTLHRDAGRFRLAIGR; from the coding sequence ATGGCAGCGGTCCTCGAGATGAACGTCGCGCGGTGGGAGCGCGAAGGGCGCGTGGTCCTCGACGGCGTGCGCCTCACGATCGAGCGCGGTGAGCACTGGGTGATCCTCGGACCGAACGGTGCGGGGAAGAGCTCGCTGCTCTCGATCCTGACGGCGTACGAGTGGCCCACCGAGGGCGTCGTGCGCGTGCTCGGCGAGACGTACGGGCGCTGCGACATGACCGCGATGAAGCGGCGCATGGGCATCGTGAGCGCGACGCTCGGCGCGTGGCTGCGTCCCGAGGACGTCGCGGAAGAGGTCGCCGCGTCCGGGCTCTACGCGCTGATCGGTCCGTGGCGCACCTACGACGACGAGGATCGCCGTCGCGGTCGCGAGGCGCTCGCGCGGCTGCGTGCGCAGGCGCTGGCGGGACGTCCCTACGGGCGCCTCTCGCAGGGAGAGCGGCAGCGCGTGCTCATCGCGCGAGCGCTGGTCGGCGCGCCCGATCTGCTCGTGCTCGACGAGCCCTGCGTGTCGCTCGATCCGAGCGCGCGCGAGCGTTTCCTCGACGACGTCGAGCGTCTCGTCGACGAGGGCGGACCGACGACGCTCGTGGTCACCCACCACGTCGAGGAGATCCCCCGCTTCGTCACCCACGCGCTGGTGCTGCGAGAAGGACGCGTCGTCGCGAGCGGGCCGATCGATCGCGCGCTCACGAGCGCGACGCTGAGCGAGGCGTTCGGCGCCCCGTGCACGCTCCACCGCGACGCGGGTCGCTTCCGTCTCGCGATCGGGCGCTGA
- a CDS encoding MAPEG family protein produces the protein MSTTLLRPTIALVLWTFVMWAWMYVTRIPAIRRAGMKLDPDAPRGEQMSTLPSVVRWKADNYNHLFEQPTIFYATTISLAVMGADGALEAGLAWAYVALRVAHSVFQATVNKIEARFVLFFVSSLVLLALAIRAALLLW, from the coding sequence ATGAGCACCACGCTGCTGCGACCGACGATCGCGCTCGTCCTCTGGACCTTCGTGATGTGGGCCTGGATGTACGTGACGCGCATCCCCGCGATCCGTCGCGCCGGGATGAAGCTCGACCCGGACGCGCCGCGCGGCGAGCAGATGTCCACGCTGCCGTCCGTCGTGCGCTGGAAGGCCGACAACTACAACCACCTCTTCGAGCAGCCGACGATCTTCTACGCGACCACGATCTCGCTCGCGGTGATGGGCGCCGACGGCGCGCTCGAAGCAGGGCTCGCGTGGGCGTACGTCGCGCTGCGCGTCGCGCACAGCGTCTTCCAGGCGACGGTGAACAAGATCGAAGCGCGCTTCGTGCTCTTCTTCGTGTCGTCGCTGGTGCTGCTCGCGCTCGCGATCCGCGCCGCGCTGCTGCTCTGGTGA
- a CDS encoding cytochrome P450 has translation MSPILNPLARRTHERHGLPVIRGAFPVLGHLPALASDPLGLDRLAEREIGPLYWTDTGFGRWQLRCLAPESFDLFKNVQTSSDYVGETLPDLFGHSVITLDGKPHRHARAVMGPAFTPGGLSAAKVGSLFADIIERHVHDWIDRGVITTLASTRELVLALILRMLGVPERDLEVWRRDYEDHMLLALGVPIDLPGTPRRRGLDAKARLDARIGALVREARAGSDTTILAQLSRAKDEHGEPLADAELLDNLRLLILAGHETTATVVAWLVAYLAESPALLERLQTEAIAANDVPRTPADLRSFRYAEALFREVLRLQPPVARDARRAVVDLEIAGRRVPAGTIVAIPIELLSRSARTYEDPDSFVPERWLGKTSPPTALELVQFGAGPHFCLGYHVAWMEVVQTVVILARALRSRGVRLALAGAFPRVRHLPLRHPEASSRVRFVRA, from the coding sequence TTGAGCCCGATCTTGAATCCGCTCGCGCGGCGGACACACGAGCGCCACGGCTTGCCCGTGATCCGCGGCGCGTTCCCGGTGCTCGGCCACCTGCCGGCGCTCGCGAGCGATCCGCTCGGGCTCGACCGCCTCGCCGAGCGCGAGATCGGGCCCTTGTACTGGACCGACACCGGCTTCGGCCGGTGGCAGCTGCGCTGTCTCGCGCCCGAGTCGTTCGATCTGTTCAAGAACGTGCAGACCAGCTCCGACTACGTCGGCGAGACCCTGCCCGACCTCTTCGGGCACAGCGTCATCACGCTCGACGGCAAGCCGCACCGACACGCCCGCGCGGTGATGGGCCCGGCGTTCACCCCGGGCGGGCTCTCCGCCGCGAAGGTGGGATCGCTCTTCGCCGACATCATCGAGCGTCACGTGCACGACTGGATCGATCGCGGCGTGATCACCACGCTCGCGTCGACGCGCGAGCTGGTGCTCGCGCTCATCCTGCGCATGCTCGGCGTGCCCGAGCGCGATCTCGAGGTGTGGAGGCGCGACTACGAGGATCACATGCTCCTCGCGCTCGGCGTGCCGATCGATCTGCCGGGCACGCCGCGGCGCCGCGGCCTCGACGCGAAGGCGCGCCTCGACGCGCGCATCGGTGCGCTGGTGCGCGAGGCGCGCGCGGGGAGCGACACCACGATCCTCGCGCAGCTCTCGCGCGCGAAGGACGAGCACGGCGAGCCGCTCGCCGACGCCGAGCTCCTCGACAATCTTCGTCTCCTGATCCTCGCGGGGCACGAGACGACCGCGACGGTGGTCGCGTGGCTCGTCGCGTATCTCGCGGAGTCCCCGGCGTTGCTCGAGCGCCTCCAGACCGAGGCGATCGCCGCGAACGACGTGCCGCGTACGCCCGCCGATCTCCGCTCGTTCCGCTACGCCGAAGCGCTCTTCCGCGAGGTGCTGCGCCTGCAACCGCCGGTGGCGCGCGATGCCCGGCGCGCCGTCGTCGATCTCGAGATCGCGGGACGACGCGTGCCCGCGGGGACCATCGTCGCGATCCCGATCGAGCTCCTCTCGCGCAGCGCGCGGACCTACGAGGATCCCGACTCGTTCGTGCCCGAGCGCTGGCTCGGCAAGACGTCGCCGCCGACTGCGCTCGAGCTCGTGCAGTTCGGCGCCGGGCCGCACTTCTGCCTCGGCTACCACGTCGCGTGGATGGAGGTCGTGCAGACCGTCGTGATCCTGGCGCGCGCGCTGCGCTCCCGCGGTGTGCGCCTCGCGCTCGCCGGTGCGTTCCCGCGCGTCCGGCACCTGCCGCTGCGGCACCCCGAGGCTTCGTCGCGTGTGCGCTTCGTGCGTGCGTGA
- a CDS encoding cytochrome P450 — protein MQAPSTPILNPTARRTRERAGLPVVRGAFPIVGHLPALASDPLGLDRLGEREVGPVFWTEVGFGKWQLRCLLPESFDLFKNVQTSSDYVSESVPDLFGRSLITLDGKPHRHARSVMGPAFTPKGLSSAKVGALFAEIIERHVQGWIDRGAITTLASTRELVLALILRMLGVPEGDLGEWRRDYEEHMLLGLNVPIDLPGLPRRRGLVAKKRLDARIGALVRAARAGSDTTILAQLARAKGENGEPLDEAELLDNLRLLILAGHETTATVVAWSLAILAERPALLERLQAEATAASDVPRAPGDLRAFPFTEALFREVLRLHPPVAHDARRVVVDLDLGGRRVPAGTIVAISIQHLSRSPASYDDPDSLAPERWMRKTQPPTPLELVQFGGGPHFCLGYHVAWLEVVQTLVILARALHARGVRLALDGPFPRARHLPLRHPEPAARIRFVLA, from the coding sequence ATGCAGGCTCCGTCGACGCCGATCCTCAATCCCACCGCTCGCCGCACACGCGAGCGCGCCGGCTTGCCCGTCGTTCGCGGCGCGTTCCCGATCGTCGGTCATCTGCCTGCGCTCGCGAGCGATCCACTCGGCCTCGATCGACTCGGCGAGCGCGAGGTCGGCCCGGTGTTCTGGACCGAGGTCGGGTTCGGCAAGTGGCAGCTCCGCTGCTTGCTGCCCGAGTCGTTCGACCTGTTCAAGAACGTGCAGACGAGCTCCGACTACGTCTCGGAGTCCGTGCCCGATCTCTTCGGCCGCAGCCTGATCACGCTCGACGGCAAGCCGCACCGCCACGCACGCTCCGTGATGGGCCCGGCGTTCACGCCGAAGGGCCTGTCGTCGGCGAAGGTGGGCGCGCTCTTCGCCGAGATCATCGAGCGGCACGTGCAGGGCTGGATCGATCGCGGCGCGATCACCACGCTCGCGTCGACGCGCGAGCTCGTGCTCGCGCTCATCCTGCGGATGCTCGGGGTGCCGGAAGGCGATCTCGGCGAGTGGAGGCGCGACTACGAGGAGCACATGCTCCTCGGGCTCAACGTGCCCATCGATCTGCCGGGCCTGCCCCGGCGTCGCGGCCTCGTCGCCAAGAAGCGCCTCGATGCGCGCATCGGAGCGCTGGTCCGCGCGGCGCGCGCAGGGAGCGACACCACGATCCTCGCCCAGCTCGCGCGCGCGAAGGGCGAGAACGGAGAGCCGCTCGACGAGGCCGAGCTGCTCGACAACCTGCGCCTGCTGATCCTCGCCGGCCACGAGACGACCGCGACCGTCGTCGCGTGGTCGCTCGCGATCCTCGCGGAGCGACCCGCGCTGCTCGAGCGCCTCCAGGCCGAGGCGACCGCGGCGTCCGACGTGCCGCGCGCGCCCGGCGATCTCCGCGCGTTCCCGTTCACCGAGGCGCTCTTCCGCGAGGTGCTGCGCCTCCATCCGCCGGTGGCCCACGACGCGCGTCGGGTGGTGGTCGATCTCGACCTAGGCGGTCGTCGCGTGCCCGCGGGGACGATCGTCGCGATCTCGATCCAGCACCTCTCGCGCAGCCCGGCGTCCTACGACGACCCCGACTCGCTCGCGCCCGAGCGCTGGATGCGGAAGACACAGCCGCCGACGCCGCTCGAGCTCGTGCAATTCGGCGGTGGGCCGCACTTCTGCCTCGGCTACCACGTCGCGTGGCTCGAGGTCGTGCAGACGCTCGTGATCCTCGCCCGCGCGCTGCACGCACGCGGCGTTCGCCTCGCGCTCGACGGACCCTTCCCGCGCGCGCGGCACTTGCCGCTGCGCCATCCCGAGCCCGCCGCGCGCATCCGCTTCGTGCTCGCCTGA